The Paenibacillus swuensis genome contains the following window.
ATGGAGCAAGGCGTCAAAGTGACGATCAATACCGATAATCCCAGTGTGTCGGGCACGAATCTGACCAGGGAGTTTCTCATGTTGAGGGAGAAGTTGGACTTTTCAATTCGTGAGATGACAGCCTTGGTGCTGAACGGGCTGGACGCGGCTTACCTCGAAGATAGTGAGAAGAAGGCGTTGAAGCGGGAAGTGCGGGCGCGTCTGAGCGCGATGGGAGTGTTGTAGGGCGATGTCATAACAGATGCCAAAAATAGCCCCTCCGTGAATTACGCGGCGGGGTTTGTTGTGTAAACAGATCAAAGCGATAATTCTAGAACATGTTTTTGGGCTAGTATGCACCCAGTTATGCACTCAGGTATGGACCAGTTATGAACTCAAGTATGCACCAGTTATGAACTTAAGTATGGACCCGGTTGTGCACTCAAGTATGCACCCAGATTGGGTAAATTGATGAACATGAATTAATGGGCTCTCCCGTAGAGTCAGTTTGGGGGCGAATAAGTTGGTGCTATGGTGGGCGGACGGCTATTTTTGGGGACGAATAAGTTGGTGCGGGGTGGGTGGCTATTCCTTTTTGGAGCCACGTGTTGGGGTCTCCCGTTGACTCAGTTTTGGGGTGGGGGCATAAAAAAGAACTTTGGAGTAGCTAAATACATAAATAATGGAATTAATTTGTGTCAGTCACATGATTTGAAAATCTACCTCATAGTTCTTTCAGTCCAGTAATCAGCAAAGGCCAGTAATTTCAGCAATTGAAGAGTGTACGTTACAGCAATCTACAAATAACGAAAAAACTGTCCAGGTAAACAATAAACACATTATGCAGCCGAAACATGCGCTATGGTTGGTGCAGCAGAAGCGATGAGCTGCTTGTATGTAATCGTGGGTGTAGAAATGAACAATCTAAATAATCGGCTAACTGCGCGGTTAGGTCGCAGAGAATGATTCAAACGGAAACTGGTTTCATCCAGATAAGCTTGAAGGTGTTTCCCGCTCACCCCAAAGTATCGCTGATTAATTCGTTGGGTCACGGAGTCGCTGATCATGTTCAAGGTATCACTGGCTTTGTGGTGATTAAATTGATTATGTACAAAAGGGAACTTCACTGTCGAATGAACGTGTTCATGGAGAAAATGAGCAAAGTCAGAGTGATCCATGGCTCTGTTACGGTGTTGAGGCGAAGTATAAACTTGTTTAAACTTCACATAACTGACGCCGCCATAAAAGCCCGCTCCAACAATAACAGGGTGCTGATGCTTCTTAGGCTTACGCTCCGTCCATCTAAAGAAAGAGTCACGAGGATTATAAACAGAGGATATGACTTCAACAAGTCCCGTAAGGAGTTTAGTTGCGTCTCCATGTCGAATAGCATGACGGAGTTTGTGCAGAATGAGCCAGGCTGTCTTGTAAGTGACCGAGATTAATTTAGATAGTTGTACGGCATTAATGGAGCATGTAGGACTTCCAATCAGAAAAAGAGCTTGAAACCATTTATGTAATGAAGTTCGGCTGCCTTCTATCACCGTACCGCGCAGGAGCGATGACTGATACTTGCAACCTCTGCATTCGTAAAGAGGTAAACGCCGAGTCGTAATTACAGTTACGTGTCGGCAGGCGCAACGGGGGCATTGAAAGCCGTTAGGCCATTTCGCGGCATGCAGCACAGAAACACAAACAGACTCACAGTGATATTTTTTCTTAAACTGTTCAAAAGTGATTTCCGCGTCCGGCATGTGCAACCCCCTAACAAAAGTAAGAACACCTGTTCTGACATAAGAAAATATTACCAAACAAGTGTTCTTAATGCAAGTCTTATTTTGCCAAATGATCATAAAATTTAAAAAATCCGCAGGGAGTCAGGAAACTGAGTCTTCGGGAGATCCCAACACGTGAGGCTAAAAACGATGTTTGTATTGAGTTATCCCGAGCATATGTACGCTGCACAAAGGGAATCCCAAGCCGCCCGTTGAAACCATAGAGACGGCTTCGGCGTCAGTTGGGTATAAAGATACAATGGGGAGGCGGTAGTCATGACGAAATGTAAACGGATGGTCATCTTAACCGCGCAAGGCAGGAATACCTTCACGGAAGAGCAAGCGCTGCGGCTGGAAGCGGCGGGTGACGTGAGCTTTGTCACGGCTACCTACGCGTTACCAGACACCGAGCTCGTCCAGATGCTCGGCGACGCCGAGATCGCCGGATTAACGCCGCGCTCGGTGCCGGTCATCGGCGCGTCGTGGCTGGACCGCGCGCCGCGGCTCCAAGGCATCGCCGTCTTCGCCACCGGTGTCGATTACATCGACACCGAGCTGCTTCGCGCACGCGGCATCGCGCTCAGCCACCTGCCCGACTACTCCACCGTGTCCGTGGCCGAGCACACCATGGGGATGCTTCTCACCATGTCGAGGCGTATCCACCTGAGCCAGGACCGCGTCCGCGGCCGGGTGCCCGCATCCACGTCCGTGCAAGGCTGGGAGCTACGCGTCAAGACGCTCGGTATCGTCGGCCTCGGCCGCATCGGAAGCTACGTCGCGAAGCTCGCTTCCGCATTTGAGATGCGCGTGCTGGCCTATGACCCGGCACCGCGCACAAGCGAGTACGCACAGCTTGTGACGAAGGAGGAGCTTCTGAGCTCCTCCGACATCGTTTCGCTGCACTACCCGAGCTACTGGCAAGCGCCGCCGGATTTCGGCGCGGCCGAACTGAGCCGCTTCAAGAGCGGGGCATGGCTGCTGAACGCGTCCCGCTGGGCGCTGGTCGATTCAGAAGCCGTTATTGCCGCGATTGAAGCGGGACAACTGAGAGGATACGCGCTAGATGAGATCTTCCCGTTGCCGGACAGGGCGGCAAAGCTGATCGAGGAGGGGCGTATCCTGCAAACGGGTCACACGGCGTGGTATTCAGCCGAAGTGATTGCCCGGGGCTACGAAACCTGGGTGGATAACCTGGTGGGTCTTGCCACGGGGGAGCCCAGGAACCTCACACAGCCGGTCGGCACAGAGGGCAAAGGAGGACACCGCTTATGAGCGAACATCTGTATTCCCGGTTCCGCCGGGTGGAACAGCTGTGGATCGGCGGTTTGTTCGGCTTCAGCGCCTTGTTCATCCTTGGACTCATCATCGGCAAATGGCCGCGCTACTGGGCCTATATCGCCTCAGAGATGACCCCGATGACCTGGTGGGAAAGCGTGGTCTTGTTCACGTGTTTCACTGTCACCTTACTTTGCGCCGCCCTCACCTATATCGCTAAAGGTTGGGGACGCGGCACAGTCGTCTATGCCATCCTCTCGGGCGCTTTCCTATTCCTAAC
Protein-coding sequences here:
- a CDS encoding transposase; its protein translation is MPDAEITFEQFKKKYHCESVCVSVLHAAKWPNGFQCPRCACRHVTVITTRRLPLYECRGCKYQSSLLRGTVIEGSRTSLHKWFQALFLIGSPTCSINAVQLSKLISVTYKTAWLILHKLRHAIRHGDATKLLTGLVEVISSVYNPRDSFFRWTERKPKKHQHPVIVGAGFYGGVSYVKFKQVYTSPQHRNRAMDHSDFAHFLHEHVHSTVKFPFVHNQFNHHKASDTLNMISDSVTQRINQRYFGVSGKHLQAYLDETSFRLNHSLRPNRAVSRLFRLFISTPTITYKQLIASAAPTIAHVSAA
- a CDS encoding 2-hydroxyacid dehydrogenase, which gives rise to MTKCKRMVILTAQGRNTFTEEQALRLEAAGDVSFVTATYALPDTELVQMLGDAEIAGLTPRSVPVIGASWLDRAPRLQGIAVFATGVDYIDTELLRARGIALSHLPDYSTVSVAEHTMGMLLTMSRRIHLSQDRVRGRVPASTSVQGWELRVKTLGIVGLGRIGSYVAKLASAFEMRVLAYDPAPRTSEYAQLVTKEELLSSSDIVSLHYPSYWQAPPDFGAAELSRFKSGAWLLNASRWALVDSEAVIAAIEAGQLRGYALDEIFPLPDRAAKLIEEGRILQTGHTAWYSAEVIARGYETWVDNLVGLATGEPRNLTQPVGTEGKGGHRL